In Pseudomonas sp. ADAK2, the genomic window TCGTGTACCGAGGGTGGTTTCGAGAATCTGGATACGCTTGCTGACATAAGCAGGGGACAGCCCCAGTTCATCGGCGGCCGCGGCGAAACCGCTTTTGCGGATGACGGTGAGCAGGACTCGCAAGTCTTCGGGTAGGGGCACGGTGTCTTTCTTGAGGGTCATGACAGAACGGGCACTGGCGACATGAGCCGCCAGCATAGCATCGCCGCTTTCAGAGTTTATTCAGCGCTGACCTTGGCTGCGGCCCGGGCATGCCGCCCACGCTTGAGGGCAATCGGCGCCATTTTGCTGCGGTCCAGTTCGCCTTCCCACGCGGCCACCACCAACGCAGCCACGGCGTTGCCGATGATGTTGGTCAGGGATCGGCATTCCGCCATGAAGCGGTCAACGCCGAGGATCAGCACCATCGCCGCCACCGGCACAGTCGGCACCACCGCCAGGCTTGCCGCCAGTGCAACGAATCCCGCGCCAACCACCGCGCCGGCACCTTTGGACGTGAGCATCGCCACCGCCAGCAAGGTCAGTTGCTGCTCCAGCGTCAGGTCGATATTGGTCGCTTGAGCGAGGAACAACACGGCCAGGGTCATATAGATGTTGGTGCCGTCGAGGTTAAAGGTGTAGCCGGTCGGCACCACGATCCCCACCACACCTTTCGACGCGCCGAGGCTTTCCAGTTTCTGGATCAACTGCGGCAGCGCCGATTCCGAAGAGCTGGTGCCGAGCACGATCAACAGCTCAGCCTTGATGTACGCCAACAGTTTGAAAATGCTGAACCCGGCATAGCGAGCGATGCTGCCCAGCACGCAGGCAACGAAAATAAACGCGGTCAGATAGAAGGTGCCGATCAACTTCAGCAGCGGCAACAACGAGCCGAGGCCGTACTTGCCGATCGTGAAGGCAATCGCGCCGAAGGCGCCAATCGGCGCGACGCGGCTAATGATGCCGACGATGCGGAAAAACACCTCGCTGGCCTGATTGATGATGCCCACCAGCGGCCGACCCTTTTCACCGACCATGACCAGCGCAATCCCGAACAGCACCGAAACGAACAGTACCGGCAGGATTTCGCCCTGGGAGAACGCCTCGAAAAAAGTGGTCGGAATCACATGCAACAGAAACCCGGTCACGCCT contains:
- the dctA gene encoding C4-dicarboxylate transporter DctA, which codes for MTIRKLLGTLYVQVLIAIAMGIVIGHYWPQVGIDLKPLGDGFIKLIKMIIGPIIFCTVVSGITSMHDVKQVGRVGGKALLYFEVVSSVALLIGLLAAHALHPGAGFNIDVKTLDSTAIAGFVGQAQHGEGVTGFLLHVIPTTFFEAFSQGEILPVLFVSVLFGIALVMVGEKGRPLVGIINQASEVFFRIVGIISRVAPIGAFGAIAFTIGKYGLGSLLPLLKLIGTFYLTAFIFVACVLGSIARYAGFSIFKLLAYIKAELLIVLGTSSSESALPQLIQKLESLGASKGVVGIVVPTGYTFNLDGTNIYMTLAVLFLAQATNIDLTLEQQLTLLAVAMLTSKGAGAVVGAGFVALAASLAVVPTVPVAAMVLILGVDRFMAECRSLTNIIGNAVAALVVAAWEGELDRSKMAPIALKRGRHARAAAKVSAE